One genomic region from Equus asinus isolate D_3611 breed Donkey chromosome 10, EquAss-T2T_v2, whole genome shotgun sequence encodes:
- the UAP1L1 gene encoding UDP-N-acetylhexosamine pyrophosphorylase-like protein 1 isoform X1, which translates to MASERDVRARLQRAGQEHLLRFCAELAPGPRAALLAELEPLEPEALREHCRNAAAACARPPGPPPGLATRLRPLPPERVGSASRSDPETRRLWEEEGFHQIALNKVAVLLLAGGQGTRLGVTYPKGMYQVGLPSQKTLYQLQAERIRRVEQLAGERHGTRCTVPWYIMTSEFTLGPTAEFFKENDFFHLDPNNVIMFEQRMLPAVTFDGRAILERKDKVAMAPDGNGGLYRALADHRILEDMERRGVEFVHVYCVDNILVRLADPVFIGFCVLRDADCGAKVVEKAYPEEPVGVVCLVDGVLQVVEYSEISPEIAQLRAPDGGLLYNAGNICNHFFTRGFLQMVTREFEPLLKPHVAVKKVPYVDEEGNPVKPLKPNGIKMEKFVFDVFQFAKNFVAFEVLREEEFSPLKNADSADRDNPSTTRRALLAQHYRWALQAGAHFLDAHGAQLTELPSPRGSGEPAAVCEISPLVSYSGEGLEVYLRGRAFQSPLILDENRARALQP; encoded by the exons ATGGCCTCGGAGCGGGACGTGCGCGCCCGGCTGCAGCGCGCCGGCCAGGAGCACCTCCTGCGCTTCTGCGCCGAGCTGGCGCCGGGGCCGCGCGCCGCGCTGCTGGCCGAGCTGGAGCCGCTGGAGCCCGAAGCGCTGCGCGAGCACTGCCGGAACGCGGCCGCGGCCTGCGCACGCCCCCCGGGCCCCCCGCCCGGCCTGGCCACGCGCCTGCGGCCCCTGCCCCCCGAGCGCGTGGGCAGCGCGAGCCGGAGCGACCCCGAGACGCGGCGGCTCTGGGAGGAGGAAG GTTTCCACCAGATCGCCCTGAACAAGGTGGCTGTGCTGCTGCTGGCTGGTGGGCAGGGCACTCGCCTGGGTGTGACCTACCCCAAGGGCATGTATCAGGTGGGGCTGCCCAGCCAGAAGACCCTGTATCAGCTGCAGGCAGAGCGGATTCGGCGGGTGGAGCAACTGGCTGGCGAGCGCCACGGGACCCGCTGCACTGTGCCCTG GTACATCATGACGAGTGAGTTCACACTGGGGCCCACCGCGGAGTTCTTCAAGGAGAATGACTTCTTCCATCTGGACCCCAACAATGTGATCATGTTTGAGCAGCGCATGCTGCCTGCTGTGACCTTCGATGGCAGGGCCATCCTGGAGCGGAAAGACAAGGTTGCCATGGCCCCAG ACGGCAACGGGGGACTCTACCGCGCGCTGGCGGACCACCGGATCCTGGAGGACATGGAGCGCCGAGGAGTAGAGTTTGTGCATGTGTACTGCGTGGACAACATCCTGGTGCGGCTCGCTGACCCCGTCTTCATCGGCTTCTGCGTATTGCGGGACGCGGACTGCGGCGCAAAG GTGGTGGAAAAGGCATACCCTGAGGAGCCCGTGGGCGTGGTGTGCCTGGTGGACGGTGTCCTCCAGGTGGTCGAGTACAGCGAGATCAGCCCCGAGATTGCGCAGCTTCGCGCACCGGATGGGGGCCTGCTCTATAATGCAGGCAACATCTGCAACCACTTCTTCACCCGAGGCTTCCTTCAGATGGTCACGAG GGAGTTTGAGCCCTTGCTGAAGCCACACGTGGCTGTGAAGAAGGTCCCATACGTGGACGAGGAGGGAAACCCGGTAAAGCCGCTAAAACCGAATGGGATAAAGATGGAGAAGTTTGTGTTTGATGTGTTCCAGTTTGCTAA GAACTTCGTGGCCTTTGAAGTGCTGCGGGAGGAGGAGTTCTCCCCTCTGAAGAATGCTGACTCAGCCGACAGGGACAACCCCTCCACCACCCGGCGGGCCCTACTCGCTCAGCACTACCGCTGGGCCCTGCAGGCCGGGGCCCACTTCCTGGATGCTCACGGGGCCCAGCTCACCGAACTGCCCAG CCCGCGCGGCAGTGGAGAGCCTGCGGCTGTGTGTGAGATCTCGCCCTTGGTGTCCTACTCTGGAGAG GGTCTGGAGGTGTACCTGCGAGGCCGGGCGTTCCAGTCCCCGCTCATCCTGGACGAGAACCGGGCCAGGGCGCTGCAGCCCTGA
- the SAPCD2 gene encoding suppressor APC domain-containing protein 2 has product MAGAAMAEPGRGPPAAPAPGTEGLPRAFLQSLRTLFDILDDRQRGYVHLREIESRWQGADARELPRGVLEGLRQVAPASGYLTFERFVAGLRTSLLSADGGPRGQARAPARGGCPARPGGQLPPQRLVFAPADEPRTVLERKPLPLGARPSPAGPSGATRSLEKLCCQAEAAPGPAEPERPQGAALERSPSADAGAMACRARELGVGDSQRAPRARGERRRHTITNGVDCDLLKQMKELEREKEVLLQGLEMMAHGRDWYQQQLQHVQERQRRLGQSRASTDFGAEGSPRPLGQLLPKVQEVARCLGELLAVACASRALSSSSGPPCPAPAPASPSAPGWQQQTILMLKEQNRLLTQEVTDKSERITQLEQEKSALIKQLFEARALSQQDTGPLDSTFI; this is encoded by the exons ATGGCCGGAGCCGCGATGGCCGAGCCGGGCCGCGGGCCGCCCGCCGCACCCGCGCCGGGCACCGAGGGGCTGCCGCGCGCCTTCCTGCAGAGCCTGCGCACCCTCTTCGACATCCTGGACGACCGGCAGCGGGGCTACGTGCACCTGCGCGAAATCGAGTCCCGCTGGCAGGGCGCCGACGCGCGCGAGCTGCCCCGCGGCGTGCTCGAGGGCCTGCGCCAGGTGGCCCCGGCCAGCGGCTACCTCACCTTCGAGCGCTTCGTGGCCGGCCTGCGCACCTCGCTGCTGAGCGCCGACGGCGGCCCGCGGGGCCAGGCGCGCGCCCCGGCCCGGGGAGGCTGCCCGGCGCGGCCCGGGGGCCAGCTGCCGCCGCAGCGCCTGGTGTTTGCACCGGCCGACGAGCCGCGGACGGTCCTGGAGAGGAAGCCTCTGCCGCTGGGCGCGCGCCCCTCGCCGGCCGGCCCCAGCGGCGCGACCCGGAGCCTAGAGAAGCTGTGCTGCCAGGCCGAGGCGGCGCCCGGCCCCGCGGAGCCCGAGCGGCCCCAGGGGGCGGCGCTGGAGCGGAGCCCAAGCGCGGACGCTG GTGCAATGGCCTGCAGGGCCCGGGAGCTAGGTGTGGGGGACTCCCAGCGGGCCCCCCGTGCTCGAGGGGAACGTCGGAGGCACACCATCACCAACGGTGTGGACTGTGATCTG CTGAAGCAGATGAAGGAGCTGGAGCGGGAGAAGGAGGTGCTGCTGCAGGGTCTGGAGATGATGGCGCACGGCCGGGACTGGtaccagcagcagctgcagcacgTGCAGGAGCGCCAGCGCCGCCTGGGCCAGAGCAGGGCCAGCACT GACTTTGGGGCTGAGGGGAGCCCCCGCCCGCTGGGGCAGCTGCTGCCCAAGGTACAGGAGGTGGCCCGGTGCCTGGGGGAGCTGCTGGCTGTGGCCTGTGCCAGCAGG GCTCTGTCCTCATCCTCGGGGCCCCCGTGCCCTGCCCCGGCCCCCGCCTCACCCTCGGCTCCCGGCTGGCAGCAGCAGACCATCCTCATGCTGAAGGAGCAGAACCGGCTCCTCACCCAG GAGGTGACCGACAAGAGCGAACGAATCACGCAGCTGGAGCAGGAGAAATCTGCCCTCATCAAGCAGCTATTTGAGGCACGTGCCCTCAGCCAGCAGGACACTGGGCCTCTGGACTCCACCTTCATCTAG
- the UAP1L1 gene encoding UDP-N-acetylhexosamine pyrophosphorylase-like protein 1 isoform X2 has protein sequence MASERDVRARLQRAGQEHLLRFCAELAPGPRAALLAELEPLEPEALREHCRNAAAACARPPGPPPGLATRLRPLPPERVGSASRSDPETRRLWEEEGFHQIALNKVAVLLLAGGQGTRLGVTYPKGMYQVGLPSQKTLYQLQAERIRRVEQLAGERHGTRCTVPWYIMTSEFTLGPTAEFFKENDFFHLDPNNVIMFEQRMLPAVTFDGRAILERKDKVAMAPDGNGGLYRALADHRILEDMERRGVEFVHVYCVDNILVRLADPVFIGFCVLRDADCGAKVVEKAYPEEPVGVVCLVDGVLQVVEYSEISPEIAQLRAPDGGLLYNAGNICNHFFTRGFLQMVTREFEPLLKPHVAVKKVPYVDEEGNPVKPLKPNGIKMEKFVFDVFQFAKNFVAFEVLREEEFSPLKNADSADRDNPSTTRRALLAQHYRWALQAGAHFLDAHGAQLTELPRVWRCTCEAGRSSPRSSWTRTGPGRCSPDSLPDLPTRGPQH, from the exons ATGGCCTCGGAGCGGGACGTGCGCGCCCGGCTGCAGCGCGCCGGCCAGGAGCACCTCCTGCGCTTCTGCGCCGAGCTGGCGCCGGGGCCGCGCGCCGCGCTGCTGGCCGAGCTGGAGCCGCTGGAGCCCGAAGCGCTGCGCGAGCACTGCCGGAACGCGGCCGCGGCCTGCGCACGCCCCCCGGGCCCCCCGCCCGGCCTGGCCACGCGCCTGCGGCCCCTGCCCCCCGAGCGCGTGGGCAGCGCGAGCCGGAGCGACCCCGAGACGCGGCGGCTCTGGGAGGAGGAAG GTTTCCACCAGATCGCCCTGAACAAGGTGGCTGTGCTGCTGCTGGCTGGTGGGCAGGGCACTCGCCTGGGTGTGACCTACCCCAAGGGCATGTATCAGGTGGGGCTGCCCAGCCAGAAGACCCTGTATCAGCTGCAGGCAGAGCGGATTCGGCGGGTGGAGCAACTGGCTGGCGAGCGCCACGGGACCCGCTGCACTGTGCCCTG GTACATCATGACGAGTGAGTTCACACTGGGGCCCACCGCGGAGTTCTTCAAGGAGAATGACTTCTTCCATCTGGACCCCAACAATGTGATCATGTTTGAGCAGCGCATGCTGCCTGCTGTGACCTTCGATGGCAGGGCCATCCTGGAGCGGAAAGACAAGGTTGCCATGGCCCCAG ACGGCAACGGGGGACTCTACCGCGCGCTGGCGGACCACCGGATCCTGGAGGACATGGAGCGCCGAGGAGTAGAGTTTGTGCATGTGTACTGCGTGGACAACATCCTGGTGCGGCTCGCTGACCCCGTCTTCATCGGCTTCTGCGTATTGCGGGACGCGGACTGCGGCGCAAAG GTGGTGGAAAAGGCATACCCTGAGGAGCCCGTGGGCGTGGTGTGCCTGGTGGACGGTGTCCTCCAGGTGGTCGAGTACAGCGAGATCAGCCCCGAGATTGCGCAGCTTCGCGCACCGGATGGGGGCCTGCTCTATAATGCAGGCAACATCTGCAACCACTTCTTCACCCGAGGCTTCCTTCAGATGGTCACGAG GGAGTTTGAGCCCTTGCTGAAGCCACACGTGGCTGTGAAGAAGGTCCCATACGTGGACGAGGAGGGAAACCCGGTAAAGCCGCTAAAACCGAATGGGATAAAGATGGAGAAGTTTGTGTTTGATGTGTTCCAGTTTGCTAA GAACTTCGTGGCCTTTGAAGTGCTGCGGGAGGAGGAGTTCTCCCCTCTGAAGAATGCTGACTCAGCCGACAGGGACAACCCCTCCACCACCCGGCGGGCCCTACTCGCTCAGCACTACCGCTGGGCCCTGCAGGCCGGGGCCCACTTCCTGGATGCTCACGGGGCCCAGCTCACCGAACTGCCCAG GGTCTGGAGGTGTACCTGCGAGGCCGGGCGTTCCAGTCCCCGCTCATCCTGGACGAGAACCGGGCCAGGGCGCTGCAGCCCTGACTCACTGCCAGACCTGCCGACCCGGGGTCCCCAGCACTGA